One genomic region from Mangifera indica cultivar Alphonso chromosome 17, CATAS_Mindica_2.1, whole genome shotgun sequence encodes:
- the LOC123199985 gene encoding casein kinase 1-like protein 3 isoform X1, producing MDRIVGGKYKLGRKIGSGSFGEIYLATHVDTFEIVAVKIIIPYQQSLLLLIFQENNKTKHPQLLYEAKLYNILQGGSGIPNIKWSGTDGEDNALVIDLLGPSLEDLFMYCSRKFSLKTVLMLADQMITRIEYVHSKGFLHRDIKPDNFLMGLGRKANQVYMIDFGLAKRYRDATTNRHIPYRENKNLTGTARYASCNTHLGIEQSRRDDLESLGYVLLYFLRGSLPWQGLKAATKKQKYDKICEKKLSTPIEVLCKSHPVEFASYIHYCHSLTFDQRPDYGFLKRLFRDLFAREGYEFDYIFDWTIIKFQQAQKSRSQPRLSPVPGGSSSRAMPMDINHQGGVNVPHSADVTEHIRSSNVTGSGARVHFRSPMEKHLSPDYAVDRNVVSDAQLPSTSYSLVGASKRSTPKLVIPTEASNPGIGHSSKVGPSSSWISSLQRISSAK from the exons ATGGATAGGATCGTTGGTGGCAAGTACAAGCTCGGCCGAAAAATCGGTAGTGGCTCATTCGGCGAAATTTACCTCG CTACGCATGTTGATACGTTTGAGATCGTCGCTGTTAAAATT ATAATCCCTTACCAGcaatcattgttattattaattttccaggaaaataataaaacaaagcaCCCGCAACTGCTTTACGAGGCCAAGTTATACAATATTCTTCAAGGAGGAA GTGGGATTCCGAACATCAAATGGTCTGGCACAGATGGAGAGGACAATGCACTTGTCATTGATTTGCTAGGACCAAGTCTTGAGGATTTGTTTATGTACTGTAGTAGAAAATTTTCACTAAAGACTGTCTTAATGTTGGCTGATCAAATG ATTACCAGAATAGAATATGTGCACTCTAAGGGATTTTTGCATAGAGACATAAAACCTGATAACTTCCTCATGGGTCTTGGTCGTAAAGCAAATCAG GTTTACATGATTGACTTTGGACTTGCAAAGAGATATCGCGATGCTACAACCAACCGGCATATACCTTACAG ggaaaataaaaacttaacaGGGACTGCACGATATGCAAGTTGCAATACACATCTTGGGATTG AGCAAAGTCGGCGGGATGATTTGGAGTCTCTTGGTTATGTGCTTTTATATTTCCTCAGAGGAAG CCTTCCATGGCAGGGGCTAAAAGCTGCAACAAAAAAGCAGAAATATGACAAAATATGTGAGAAGAAGTTATCAACTCCTATTGAG GTTTTGTGCAAATCTCACCCCGTCGAGTTTGCATCATATATCCATTACTGCCATTCTTTAACGTTTGATCAGCGGCCTGATTATGGGTTCTTAAAACGTCTGTTTCGTGACTTGTTTGCTCGTGAAG GATatgaatttgattatatatttgattggaCCATCATAAAGTTCCAGCAGGCACAGAAAAGTAGAAGTCAGCCTCGATTATCT CCGGTTCCTGGGGGGAGCAGCAGTCGTGCAATGCCAATGGATATCAACCACCAAG GAGGAGTTAATGTTCCACACTCAGCTGATGTCACAGAGCACATTCGATCAAGCAATGTAACTGGTTCTGGTGCACGTGTACACTTCAGATCACCTATGGAAAAGCATTTAAGTCCTGATTATGCTGTTGACAGGAAT GTTGTGAGTGATGCACAACTGCCGTCCACTTCTTATTCACTTGTTGGTGCCTCAAAAAGAAGCACCCCAAAGCTAGTGATACCCACTGAAGCTTCAAATCCTGGTATTGGACACAGCTCCAAGGTTGGCCCTTCAAGTAGTTGGATTTCATCGTTGCAGCGTATTTCTTCTGCAAAGTGA
- the LOC123199985 gene encoding casein kinase 1-like protein 3 isoform X2 produces the protein MDRIVGGKYKLGRKIGSGSFGEIYLATHVDTFEIVAVKIENNKTKHPQLLYEAKLYNILQGGSGIPNIKWSGTDGEDNALVIDLLGPSLEDLFMYCSRKFSLKTVLMLADQMITRIEYVHSKGFLHRDIKPDNFLMGLGRKANQVYMIDFGLAKRYRDATTNRHIPYRENKNLTGTARYASCNTHLGIEQSRRDDLESLGYVLLYFLRGSLPWQGLKAATKKQKYDKICEKKLSTPIEVLCKSHPVEFASYIHYCHSLTFDQRPDYGFLKRLFRDLFAREGYEFDYIFDWTIIKFQQAQKSRSQPRLSPVPGGSSSRAMPMDINHQGGVNVPHSADVTEHIRSSNVTGSGARVHFRSPMEKHLSPDYAVDRNVVSDAQLPSTSYSLVGASKRSTPKLVIPTEASNPGIGHSSKVGPSSSWISSLQRISSAK, from the exons ATGGATAGGATCGTTGGTGGCAAGTACAAGCTCGGCCGAAAAATCGGTAGTGGCTCATTCGGCGAAATTTACCTCG CTACGCATGTTGATACGTTTGAGATCGTCGCTGTTAAAATT gaaaataataaaacaaagcaCCCGCAACTGCTTTACGAGGCCAAGTTATACAATATTCTTCAAGGAGGAA GTGGGATTCCGAACATCAAATGGTCTGGCACAGATGGAGAGGACAATGCACTTGTCATTGATTTGCTAGGACCAAGTCTTGAGGATTTGTTTATGTACTGTAGTAGAAAATTTTCACTAAAGACTGTCTTAATGTTGGCTGATCAAATG ATTACCAGAATAGAATATGTGCACTCTAAGGGATTTTTGCATAGAGACATAAAACCTGATAACTTCCTCATGGGTCTTGGTCGTAAAGCAAATCAG GTTTACATGATTGACTTTGGACTTGCAAAGAGATATCGCGATGCTACAACCAACCGGCATATACCTTACAG ggaaaataaaaacttaacaGGGACTGCACGATATGCAAGTTGCAATACACATCTTGGGATTG AGCAAAGTCGGCGGGATGATTTGGAGTCTCTTGGTTATGTGCTTTTATATTTCCTCAGAGGAAG CCTTCCATGGCAGGGGCTAAAAGCTGCAACAAAAAAGCAGAAATATGACAAAATATGTGAGAAGAAGTTATCAACTCCTATTGAG GTTTTGTGCAAATCTCACCCCGTCGAGTTTGCATCATATATCCATTACTGCCATTCTTTAACGTTTGATCAGCGGCCTGATTATGGGTTCTTAAAACGTCTGTTTCGTGACTTGTTTGCTCGTGAAG GATatgaatttgattatatatttgattggaCCATCATAAAGTTCCAGCAGGCACAGAAAAGTAGAAGTCAGCCTCGATTATCT CCGGTTCCTGGGGGGAGCAGCAGTCGTGCAATGCCAATGGATATCAACCACCAAG GAGGAGTTAATGTTCCACACTCAGCTGATGTCACAGAGCACATTCGATCAAGCAATGTAACTGGTTCTGGTGCACGTGTACACTTCAGATCACCTATGGAAAAGCATTTAAGTCCTGATTATGCTGTTGACAGGAAT GTTGTGAGTGATGCACAACTGCCGTCCACTTCTTATTCACTTGTTGGTGCCTCAAAAAGAAGCACCCCAAAGCTAGTGATACCCACTGAAGCTTCAAATCCTGGTATTGGACACAGCTCCAAGGTTGGCCCTTCAAGTAGTTGGATTTCATCGTTGCAGCGTATTTCTTCTGCAAAGTGA
- the LOC123201082 gene encoding aldehyde oxidase GLOX1-like, whose translation MTIKYGVICILPLLFVSAYAGPGIAEPKGPGIAEQKGPGMAEPKGPGMAEPKGPGMAEPTGPGMAEPTGPGMAEPKGPGTAEIKGPATAETNFPGKWELVTPNSGISAMHLILLPKVNKALMYDATVWRISNITLPPEKMPCRIANPATGEQDCWAHSVLLDYETGQLTALKIVSDTWCSSGGLTVQGDFVGTGGFRDGANTVRFLDSCEKCDWREYPKALAQPRWYATQVTLPDASAVVFGGRGVYDYEFIPAEKQTNKDAIFLPLLKDTHDRLPNMNPPLPDDSLENNLYPFVHLAPDGNLFIFANNRGILLNPKTNQVVRDYPILPGGARNYPASGMSVLLPLQLELKQNLVNAEVLICGGAPRDSFYYAEKQKKFLPALQDCGRLQIMQPNPVWAIEKMPAPRVMGDMMILPSGDVLMLNGAKTGTSAWNDAEEPYMAPVLYKTTAPEGLRFKELAPSNIARMYHSVAGVLPDGKVLVAGSNTHDGYEYNAKYPTELRVEKFSPPYLDPALCPFRPAILIELSDKVLAYGRHFSVKVKCDEKILNKENLKVTMYAPPFTTHGISMSQRLVILPIVELTNNVSPGVHNVVAGAPMAGTLAPAGYYLLSVVNKGVPSVSMWVQIK comes from the exons ATGACAATCAAATACGGTGTCATATGTATTCTTCCACTCTTGTTCGTTTCTGCTTACGCAGGTCCTGGAATAGCTGAGCCAAAGGGTCCTGGAATAGCTGAGCAAAAGGGTCCTGGAATGGCTGAACCAAAGGGTCCTGGAATGGCTGAACCAAAGGGTCCTGGAATGGCTGAGCCAACGGGTCCTGGAATGGCTGAGCCAACGGGTCCTGGAATGGCTGAGCCAAAGGGTCCTGGAACAGCTGAGATAAAAGGTCCTGCAACAGCTGAGACGAATTTTCCTGGAAAATGGGAGCTAGTAACTCCTAATTCTGGTATCTCGGCAATGCATCTGATCTTGCTCCCAAAAGTTAACAAGGCTTTGATGTATGATGCCACTGTTTGGAGGATATCAAATATTACATTGCCTCCTGAGAAGATGCCTTGCCGTATTGCTAACCCGGCCACCGGTGAACAAGACTGTTGGGCACATTCAGTCTTGCTTGATTATGAAACAGGCCAACTGACGGCACTCAAG ATTGTGAGCGATACATGGTGCTCATCTGGAGGCCTCACGGTGCAAGGAGACTTTGTGGGCACCGGTGGTTTTAGAGACGGAGCAAACACCGTGAGATTTCTCGACTCATGTGAAAAATGCGATTGGAGGGAATACCCAAAAGCACTTGCACAACCCAGATG GTACGCAACACAAGTAACTTTACCTGATGCTTCCGCCGTGGTGTTTGGTGGCCGTGGTGTTTATGATTACGAATTCATTCCAGCggaaaaacaaaccaacaaggATGCCATTTTCCTCCCCTTGCTCAAAGACACCCATGATAGGTTGCCTAATATGAACCCACCACTACCAGACGATTcacttgaaaataatttatacccTTTTGTCCACCTTGCCCCCGATGGCAATCTCTTCATTTTTGCCAACAATCGTGGTATCTTGCTGAATCCAAAGACAAATCAAGTCGTCCGTGATTATCCAATTCTTCCAGGAGGAGCCCGTAATTACCCAGCATCAGGAATGTCCGTTCTCCTCCCGTTACAACTTGAACTAAAGCAGAATTTGGTCAATGCCGAAGTATTGATTTGTGGTGGTGCACCTCGAGATTCATTTTATTATGCagagaagcaaaagaaatttTTGCCTGCGTTACAAGATTGTGGAAGATTACAAATCATGCAACCCAATCCAGTTTGGGCGATAGAGAAAATGCCAGCTCCACGTGTTATGGGCGATATGATGATTCTTCCAAGTGGAGACGTGTTAATGCTCAATGGCGCAAAAACGGGCACATCAGCATGGAATGATGCCGAAGAACCTTATATGGCTCCAGTTTTATATAAGACTACAGCACCAGAAGGCTTAAGATTTAAGGAATTAGCACCTTCAAACATTGCAAGAATGTATCATTCTGTAGCTGGAGTTTTACCAGATGGAAAAGTTCTGGTAGCAGGAAGCAACACTCACGATGGATATGAATATAATGCCAAATACCCCACAGAGCTTAGGGTTGAGAAATTTTCTCCCCCTTACTTGGATCCAGCATTGTGTCCTTTCAGGCCAGCAATACTGATTGAACTTTCTGACAAAGTGCTTGCTTATGGCCGACATTTCTCAGTTAAGGTTAAGTGtgatgaaaaaatacttaacAAGGAAAATCTCAAAGTGACAATGTATGCTCCACCTTTCACCACACATGGTATCTCAATGAGTCAAAGACTGGTTATCTTGCCTATCGTGGAACTAACAAACAATGTTTCTCCTGGAGTTCACAACGTCGTGGCTGGGGCACCCATGGCTGGCACATTGGCTCCTGCGGGATATTATCTTCTTTCTGTCGTTAACAAAGGAGTGCCAAGCGTTTCCATGTGGGTTCAGATTAAGTAG
- the LOC123200071 gene encoding probable RNA methyltransferase At5g51130 translates to MEKKQHKVAEKKGGDEAEQQLVQVKKRKRKEVFPFGNYKNYYGYRIGGGFDEDPRLKVFKKEWFQDKKCLDIGCNSGIITIQIAKKFRCRSILGIDIDSNRVEDAYWHLRKIVKKEKDERNRAQASRLDVSGNTDGRQLGLTVIANAEEEVSKDCSPLVERDLHDIVSFQQENFVHSQHPLQSQYDTILCLSVTKWIHLNWGDDGLITLFTRIWRLLHPGGIFVLEPQPWRSYEKNRRVSQTTAANYQNIVYHPEQFQEILLDKIGFRRVEVITSDGLSDSKTGFDRPIFAFQK, encoded by the exons ATGGAGAAGAAGCAGCACAAAGTTGCAGAAAAGAAAGGGGGTGATGAAGCTGAACAACAACTTGTACAAGTGAAGAAGAGGAAACGTAAAGAAGTTTTTCCGTTcggaaattacaaaaattactaCGGCTATCGT ATTGGCGGGGGCTTTGATGAAGATCCGCGTCTTAAGGTTTTTAAGAAGGAGTGGTTTCAAGATAAAAAGTGTCTCGACATTGGTTGTAACAGTGGCATTATAACTATTCAAATCG CTAAAAAGTTTCGGTGCCGAAGTATTCTTGGAATTGACATTGATTCCA ATCGAGTTGAGGATGCATATTGGCACCTTAGGAAAATtgtgaaaaaggaaaaggatGAGAGAAATCGTGCTCAGGCTTCCAGATTGGATGTTTCAGGGAATACAGATGGTCGTCAGCTTGGGTTAACTGTTATTGCCAATGCAGAGGAGGAAGTTTCAAAAGATTGTTCTCCTCTTGTAGAAAGGGATCTGCATGACATAGTTTCCTTCcaacaagaaaattttgttcATAGTCAACATCCATTACAGAGTCAGTATGATACAATTCTGTG TTTGAGTGTAACGAAATGGATTCATTTGAACTGGGGTGATGATGGATTGATAACTTTGTTTACAAGGATATGGAGACTTCTTCACCCG GGTGGCATATTTGTGTTGGAACCCCAACCTTGGCGATCATATGAAAAGAACCGTCGTGTGTCTCAG ACCACTGCTgccaattatcaaaatattgtctacCATCCTGAGCAGTTTCAGGAAATTCTTCTGGATAAG ATTGGATTTAGAAGGGTGGAAGTCATCACTTCTGATGGCTTATCAGACAGCAAAACTGGATTTGACAGACCGATATTTGCATTTCAAAAATGA
- the LOC123201028 gene encoding protein SPEAR3-like isoform X2, protein MGSGYFGEPNLGNERGGSSRKGKKNSDKPKQPQRGLGVAQLEKIRLHGQMGGNYHPSFHSPYPTNFNQEDVRVQTVYSSLPSSSFSYSSSSSSPTSYGCHPSITMGLGDYERSNFIYGDLQPTTTASWNPGSGILETQHFIEPSMNRHLLNLQVEDPQQNRNKKHRSNSRGSSSQNSESSDTQEVDLELRLSL, encoded by the exons ATGGGTAGTGGTTATTTTGGAGAGCCAAACTTGGGAAATGAAAGAGGTGGATCTTCAAGGAAGGGGAAGAAGAACTCAGATAAGCCTAAGCAGCCACAAAGAGGGCTTGGTGTTGCTCAATTGGAGAAGATCAGATTACATGGTCAAATGGGTGGTAATTATCATCCTTCTTTTCACTCGCCATATCCTACTAATTTTAACCAG GAGGATGTACGGGTGCAAACTGTTTATTCATCACTGccatcatcatctttttcttattcatcatcgtcatcatccCCAACTTCCTATGGTTGCCACCCCAGCATCACG ATGGGGTTAGGCGACTATGAAAGATCAAACTTCATATATGGTGATTTGCAACCTACTACCACAGCAAG TTGGAACCCTGGAAGTGGAATCTTAGAAACCCAACATTTTATTGAACCAAGCATGAATAGACACCTTCTAAATCTGCAAGTTGAG GATCCACAGCAAAATAGGAATAAGAAACACAGGAGTAACTCAAGGGGCTCAAGCAGTCAGAATTCTGAATCAAGTGACACTCAAGAAGTAGATTTGGAGCTCAGATTATCGCTTTAG
- the LOC123201028 gene encoding protein SPEAR3-like isoform X1, whose amino-acid sequence MGSGYFGEPNLGNERGGSSRKGKKNSDKPKQPQRGLGVAQLEKIRLHGQMGGNYHPSFHSPYPTNFNQEDVRVQTVYSSLPSSSFSYSSSSSSPTSYGCHPSITMGLGDYERSNFIYGDLQPTTTASSWNPGSGILETQHFIEPSMNRHLLNLQVEDPQQNRNKKHRSNSRGSSSQNSESSDTQEVDLELRLSL is encoded by the exons ATGGGTAGTGGTTATTTTGGAGAGCCAAACTTGGGAAATGAAAGAGGTGGATCTTCAAGGAAGGGGAAGAAGAACTCAGATAAGCCTAAGCAGCCACAAAGAGGGCTTGGTGTTGCTCAATTGGAGAAGATCAGATTACATGGTCAAATGGGTGGTAATTATCATCCTTCTTTTCACTCGCCATATCCTACTAATTTTAACCAG GAGGATGTACGGGTGCAAACTGTTTATTCATCACTGccatcatcatctttttcttattcatcatcgtcatcatccCCAACTTCCTATGGTTGCCACCCCAGCATCACG ATGGGGTTAGGCGACTATGAAAGATCAAACTTCATATATGGTGATTTGCAACCTACTACCACAGCAAG CAGTTGGAACCCTGGAAGTGGAATCTTAGAAACCCAACATTTTATTGAACCAAGCATGAATAGACACCTTCTAAATCTGCAAGTTGAG GATCCACAGCAAAATAGGAATAAGAAACACAGGAGTAACTCAAGGGGCTCAAGCAGTCAGAATTCTGAATCAAGTGACACTCAAGAAGTAGATTTGGAGCTCAGATTATCGCTTTAG
- the LOC123201039 gene encoding aldehyde oxidase GLOX1-like, translating into MKSIIYGVICILPLLFISASAGPANFEIKGPGLAEQKGPGLAEQKGPGIAEQKGPGLAEQKGPGIAEQKGPAIAGTKGLATAETNFPGKWELVTPNSGISAMHLILLPKVNKALMYDATVWRISNITLPPEKMPCRIANPATGEQDCWAHSVLLDYETGQLTPLKIVSDTWCSSGGLTVAGDFVGTGGFRDGANTVRFLDSCEKCDWREYPNALAQPRWYATQVTLPDASAVVFGGRGVYDYEFIPAEKQTNKDAIFLPLLKDTHDRLPNMNPPLPDDSLENNLYPFVHLAPDGNLFIFANNRGILLNPKTNQVVRDYPILPGGARNYPASGMSVLLPLQLVQGKEIVDAEVLICGGAPRDSFYYAEKQKKFLPALQDCGRIQILNPKPVWAIEKMPAPRVMGDMTILPSGDVLMLNGAKTGTSAWNDAEEPYMAPVLYKTTAPEGLRFKELAPSNIARMYHSVAGVLPDGKVLVAGSNTHDGYEYNAKYPTELRVEKFSPPYLDPALAPLRLQIVVDLSDKVLAYGKQFSIKVKSEEKLLNKEDLKVTMYAPPFTTHGISMSQRLVILPVVEVTSTPGVHNIAAGAPMAGTLAPAGYYLLSVVYKGVPSVSMWVQIK; encoded by the exons ATGAAGTCAATCATATACGGTGTCATATGTATTCTTCCACTCTTGTTCATTTCTGCTTCCGCAGGTCCTGCAAACTTTGAGATAAAAGGTCCTGGATTAGCTGAGCAAAAGGGTCCTGGATTGGCTGAGCAAAAGGGTCCTGGAATAGCTGAGCAAAAGGGTCCAGGATTAGCTGAGCAAAAGGGTCCTGGAATAGCTGAGCAAAAGGGTCCTGCAATAGCTGGGACAAAAGGTCTTGCAACAGCTGAGACGAATTTTCCTGGAAAATGGGAGCTAGTAACTCCTAATTCTGGTATCTCGGCAATGCATCTAATTTTGCTCCCAAAAGTAAACAAGGCTTTGATGTATGATGCCACTGTATGGAGGATATCAAATATTACATTGCCGCCTGAGAAGATGCCTTGCCGTATTGCTAACCCGGCCACCGGTGAACAAGACTGTTGGGCACATTCAGTCTTGCTTGATTATGAAACAGGACAACTGACGCCCCTCAAG ATTGTGAGCGATACATGGTGCTCATCTGGAGGCCTCACAGTGGCAGGAGACTTTGTGGGCACCGGTGGTTTTAGAGACGGAGCAAACACCGTGAGATTTCTCGACTCTTGTGAAAAGTGTGATTGGAGGGAATACCCAAATGCGCTTGCACAACCCAGAtg GTACGCAACACAAGTAACTTTACCTGATGCTTCCGCCGTGGTGTTTGGTGGCCGTGGCGTTTATGATTACGAATTCATTCCAGCggaaaaacaaaccaacaaggATGCCATCTTCCTCCCCTTGCTCAAAGACACCCATGATAGGTTGCCTAATATGAACCCACCACTACCAGACGATTcacttgaaaataatttatacccTTTTGTCCACCTTGCCCCCGATGGCAATCTCTTCATTTTTGCCAACAATCGTGGTATCTTGCTGAATCCAAAGACAAATCAAGTCGTCCGTGATTATCCAATTCTTCCAGGAGGAGCCCGTAATTACCCAGCATCAGGAATGTCCGTTCTCCTCCCATTACAACTCGTACAAGGGAAGGAAATTGTCGATGCTGAAGTATTGATTTGCGGTGGTGCACCTCGAGATTCATTTTATTATGCagagaagcaaaagaaatttTTGCCTGCGTTACAAGATTGTGGAAGAATACAAATCTTAAACCCCAAGCCAGTTTGGGCGATAGAGAAAATGCCTGCTCCTCGTGTTATGGGCGATATGACGATTCTTCCAAGTGGAGACGTGTTAATGCTCAATGGCGCAAAAACGGGCACATCAGCATGGAATGATGCCGAAGAACCTTATATGGCTCCAGTTTTATATAAGACTACAGCACCAGAAGGCTTAAGATTTAAGGAATTAGCACCTTCAAACATTGCAAGAATGTATCATTCTGTAGCTGGAGTTTTACCAGATGGAAAAGTTCTGGTAGCAGGAAGCAACACTCACGATGGATATGAATATAATGCCAAATACCCCACGGAGCTTAGGGTTGAGAAATTTTCTCCCCCTTACTTGGATCCAGCATTGGCTCCTTTAAGGCTACAAATAGTGGTTGATCTTTCTGACAAAGTGCTTGCTTATGGCAAACAATTCTCCATTAAGGTTAAGTCTGAGGAAAAACTTCTTAACAAGGAAGATCTCAAAGTGACAATGTATGCTCCACCTTTCACCACACATGGTATCTCAATGAGTCAAAGACTGGTTATCTTACCTGTTGTGGAAGTAACAAGCACTCCTGGAGTTCACAACATTGCGGCTGGGGCACCCATGGCTGGCACATTGGCTCCTGCAGGATATTATCTTCTTTCTGTCGTTTACAAAGGAGTGCCAAGCGTATCTATGTGGGTTCAAATTAAGTAG